A window from Leifsonia shinshuensis encodes these proteins:
- the recA gene encoding recombinase RecA, translated as MPSPADREKALETALAQIDRQFGKGSVMRLGSDERAPVEVVPTGSIALDVALGIGGLPRGRIVEIYGPESSGKTTLTLHAIANAQRAGGIAAFIDAEHALDPEYARKLGVDIDALLVSQPDTGEQALEIADMLVRSGSIDLIVIDSVAALVPRAEIEGEMGDSHVGLQARLMSQALRKLTGALSQTNTTMIFINQLREKVGVFFGSPETTAGGKALKFYASVRLDIRRIETLKDGTDAVGNRTRVKVVKNKMAPPFKQAEFDILYGVGISREGSLLDFGVEHTIVKKSGAWYTYEGDQLGQGKENSRNFLIANPDIAAEIEQKIKIKLGIVADPNAVAEAPSNVGSIEDKLQARKGA; from the coding sequence ATGCCATCACCCGCAGACCGCGAGAAGGCCCTGGAGACAGCCCTCGCGCAGATCGACCGTCAGTTCGGCAAGGGCTCCGTCATGCGACTGGGCAGCGACGAGCGCGCCCCCGTCGAGGTCGTCCCCACCGGATCGATCGCCCTCGACGTCGCGCTCGGCATCGGCGGCCTCCCGCGCGGCCGCATCGTCGAGATCTACGGTCCGGAGTCGTCCGGTAAGACGACCCTGACCCTCCACGCGATCGCCAACGCCCAGCGGGCCGGTGGCATCGCCGCCTTCATCGACGCGGAGCACGCGCTCGACCCCGAGTACGCCCGCAAGCTCGGCGTCGACATCGACGCCCTGCTGGTCTCCCAGCCCGACACGGGTGAGCAGGCGCTCGAGATCGCCGACATGCTCGTCCGCTCCGGCTCCATCGACCTCATCGTCATCGACTCCGTCGCCGCCCTCGTGCCGCGCGCCGAGATCGAGGGCGAGATGGGCGACTCGCACGTCGGTCTGCAGGCCCGCCTCATGTCGCAGGCGCTCCGCAAGCTGACCGGTGCGCTCAGCCAGACGAACACCACGATGATCTTCATCAACCAGCTGCGTGAGAAGGTCGGCGTGTTCTTCGGCAGCCCCGAGACCACGGCCGGCGGTAAGGCGCTCAAGTTCTACGCCTCCGTGCGACTCGACATCCGTCGCATCGAGACGCTGAAAGACGGCACCGACGCGGTCGGAAACCGCACGCGCGTCAAGGTCGTCAAGAACAAGATGGCGCCGCCCTTCAAGCAGGCCGAGTTCGACATCCTGTACGGCGTCGGCATCTCCCGCGAGGGCAGCCTCCTCGACTTCGGTGTCGAGCACACGATCGTCAAGAAGTCGGGTGCCTGGTACACCTACGAGGGCGACCAGCTCGGTCAGGGCAAGGAGAACTCGCGCAACTTCCTGATCGCCAACCCGGACATCGCCGCCGAGATCGAGCAGAAGATCAAGATCAAGCTCGGTATCGTCGCCGACCCGAACGCGGTGGCCGAGGCCCCGTCGAACGTCGGATCGATCGAAGACAAGCTGCAGGCCCGTAAGGGCGCCTGA
- a CDS encoding regulatory protein RecX has protein sequence MEFPTPANGGSSGSREPSGAGAGGWNNTWGAEPQAPAPVVEEIDEETERQTRKTTGLAIRQLARRGMSRWELEQVLTRREIAPEVYGPELDRLEAMGVIDDASLAVSLAFTQHSRKGLGRTAIEQELKRRHIDPELIEAALADIGQDDELERATELAIKRIGQLSSYDDETARRRLHGFLARKGYASDVVRQAMDAAFAGRRSRGGSGVRFQ, from the coding sequence GTGGAGTTTCCGACGCCGGCGAACGGCGGTTCCAGCGGCTCCCGCGAGCCGAGCGGCGCCGGAGCCGGAGGGTGGAACAACACGTGGGGCGCGGAGCCGCAGGCGCCCGCGCCCGTGGTCGAGGAGATCGACGAGGAGACGGAGCGTCAGACCCGCAAGACGACGGGTCTCGCCATCCGGCAGCTGGCTCGGCGCGGCATGTCGCGCTGGGAGCTCGAGCAGGTGCTCACCCGGCGCGAGATCGCGCCCGAGGTGTACGGTCCCGAACTCGACCGGCTGGAGGCGATGGGCGTGATCGACGACGCATCCCTCGCCGTCTCGCTCGCCTTCACGCAACACAGCCGTAAGGGGCTGGGCCGGACGGCGATCGAGCAGGAGCTGAAGCGCCGGCACATCGATCCCGAGCTCATCGAGGCGGCGCTGGCCGACATTGGCCAGGATGACGAACTCGAGCGGGCGACGGAACTCGCGATCAAGCGCATCGGGCAGCTCTCCTCGTATGACGACGAGACGGCGCGGCGGCGGCTGCACGGGTTCCTCGCGCGCAAGGGCTACGCCTCCGACGTGGTTCGACAGGCCATGGACGCCGCCTTCGCGGGGCGACGGTCGCGTGGGGGATCGGGCGTGCGCTTCCAGTAG
- a CDS encoding nicotinamide-nucleotide amidohydrolase family protein: MPSPDGTASTVAVVRALIDRGLSVAVAESLTGGLLTAELTSVPGASAVVLGGAVVYATELKHTLLGVDGALLDAEGPVHPEVARQLAAGVRGRLAVGGRPADLGVSTTGVAGPDPQGGRPVGTVFVGVSSSTGTRAVALELSGDRDAIRRRTVRDAVAALADELGITAG, translated from the coding sequence GTGCCCTCGCCTGACGGCACCGCGTCCACGGTCGCCGTCGTCCGCGCCCTCATCGACCGCGGGCTGAGCGTGGCGGTGGCGGAGTCGCTGACCGGGGGGCTGCTGACGGCGGAGCTCACCAGCGTGCCCGGTGCGTCCGCCGTGGTGCTCGGGGGAGCGGTGGTCTACGCGACCGAGCTGAAGCACACGCTGCTGGGGGTGGACGGTGCCCTGCTCGATGCGGAGGGCCCGGTGCACCCGGAGGTGGCGCGCCAGCTGGCGGCCGGGGTGCGGGGGCGGCTGGCCGTCGGCGGTCGTCCCGCCGACCTCGGCGTCTCGACGACGGGCGTGGCCGGCCCGGACCCGCAGGGCGGGCGGCCGGTCGGGACTGTGTTCGTCGGCGTCTCGTCGTCGACCGGGACGCGCGCGGTGGCGCTCGAGCTCTCGGGGGACCGCGACGCCATCCGCCGCCGGACCGTTCGGGACGCGGTCGCGGCGCTCGCGGACGAGCTCGGCATAACGGCTGGTTGA
- a CDS encoding helix-turn-helix transcriptional regulator, with the protein MILVRQEIGDVLRDFRLQKGRTLRQVASKASVALGYLSEVERGQKEASSEILASVADALETPVSVIMREVGDRIAVLEGLEPVIPDTVPDEFVQAMDTDLVAR; encoded by the coding sequence ATGATTCTTGTACGTCAGGAAATCGGCGACGTGCTCAGGGACTTCCGCCTGCAAAAGGGTCGTACGCTCCGTCAGGTCGCGAGCAAGGCGAGCGTCGCGCTCGGATACCTCAGCGAGGTCGAGCGCGGACAGAAGGAGGCGTCGAGTGAGATCCTCGCCTCCGTCGCAGACGCGCTGGAGACGCCGGTCTCGGTCATCATGCGCGAGGTCGGGGACCGCATCGCGGTTCTCGAGGGCCTCGAGCCGGTGATCCCGGACACGGTTCCGGACGAGTTCGTCCAGGCGATGGACACGGACCTGGTCGCCCGCTGA
- a CDS encoding DUF3046 domain-containing protein gives MKLSEFQRAVSDEFGSSYGQTLLTDLVLGELGGRTANEAIAAGLSPREVWIALCKETGVPQSRWYGAGKPAPKR, from the coding sequence ATGAAGCTCAGTGAGTTCCAGCGCGCCGTCTCGGACGAGTTCGGCAGCTCCTACGGTCAGACGCTGCTGACCGACCTCGTACTCGGCGAGCTCGGGGGTCGCACGGCCAACGAGGCCATCGCCGCGGGACTGTCCCCGCGGGAGGTCTGGATCGCGCTGTGCAAAGAGACCGGCGTACCCCAGTCGCGCTGGTACGGCGCCGGGAAGCCCGCGCCCAAGCGCTGA